ACCGGTACCGGTATTGAACTTGTAGAGCTCTTCACCCGTCTTGGCGTCGAACGCCTTCAGGTAGCCTTCCGGCGTGCCGGTAAAGACCAGGTTGCCTGCGGTGGCCAGTACGCCACCCCAGAGCGGGGCCGGGTTGTTATAGCGCCAGACTTCCTCACCGGTTTTCGGGTCTACGGCACGCAGGACACCGATGAATTCATCGTTTGCGGGCTTGATGGTGAAGCCGGCACCCAGATAGGCAGCACCTTTCTTGTAGGAAACCGGCTCGTTCCAGATATCCATCGACCATTCATTGGATGGTACGTAGAACAGGCCGGTGTCCTGGCTGTAGGCCATGGGCATCCAGTTCTTGCCGCCCAGGAACGCCGGGAAGGCAACGACCGTTTCACCTTTCTCACCATCGGCGTTAGCCGGGTTGCCCGGACGACCGTTCTCGGTATTGTAGATCGGGCTGCCATCTTCATTCAGGCCTTTGGCCCAGGTGATCTTGTCCACAAACGGGAAGCCACGGATAAAGTCACCGTTCTCACGGTTCAGGACATAGAAGAAGCCGTTACGGTCCGCTGTGGCAGCTGCCTTGACGGTTTTGCCGTTTTCTTCGTAATCAAAGGAAATCAGCTCGTTCACACCGTCGTAATCCCAGCCATCATTGGGCGTGGTCTGGAAGTGCCACTTGATGCTGCCATCGTCGGGATCAATGGCGACGCGTGAGGATGAAAACAGGTTGTCACCCGGGCGAAGGTGAGAGTTCCACGGGGCCGGGTTACCGGTGCCGAAGAACAGCGAGTCGGTATCCGGGTCATAGGTGCCACCCAGCCAGGTTGCCGCGCCACCGGTCTTCCACATGTCGCCAGGCCAGGTCTTGCCGGCTTCGCCACCGGAGATACCGTTTTCAATCTCCTTGCCGTCTTTATAGACATAACCCATGTGACCTTCCACGGTCGGACGCATCCACAGCAGGTCACCCGTGTTCGGGTCGCGGGCCTCAACCTTGCCGACAATGCCGAATTCGCCACCGGAAACACCGGTAATCAGCTTGCCTTTGACAATCAGCGGGGCTGCCGTCATTGAGTAACCGGCCTGATAATCCGCAACTTTCTTGATCCAGACTACCTTGCCGGTGTCCTTGTTCAGGGCCACGAGCTTGGCGTCCAGGGTGCCGAAAATAAACAGGTCGTCGTAAAGAGCACCACCCCGGTTGACCACATCACAACAGGGCATGATGCCATCCGGAAGACGGGCATCGTATTGCCAGATTTCTTCGCCGGTACGCGCATCAATCGCATAAGCCCGTGAATAGGACGCCGTCACATACATGACGCCATCCTTGATCAATGGCTGGGACTCCTGGCCCCGCTGCTTCTCGCCACCAAATGAGAATGCCCAAGCCGGCTGCAGGTACCGGA
Above is a genomic segment from Marinobacter panjinensis containing:
- a CDS encoding PQQ-dependent methanol/ethanol family dehydrogenase; its protein translation is MRSNPFGKQFAASALALAVSLGAHAVTDEDILNDHNTVDDIVSYGMGVQGQRFSPMDALNTDNVRYLQPAWAFSFGGEKQRGQESQPLIKDGVMYVTASYSRAYAIDARTGEEIWQYDARLPDGIMPCCDVVNRGGALYDDLFIFGTLDAKLVALNKDTGKVVWIKKVADYQAGYSMTAAPLIVKGKLITGVSGGEFGIVGKVEARDPNTGDLLWMRPTVEGHMGYVYKDGKEIENGISGGEAGKTWPGDMWKTGGAATWLGGTYDPDTDSLFFGTGNPAPWNSHLRPGDNLFSSSRVAIDPDDGSIKWHFQTTPNDGWDYDGVNELISFDYEENGKTVKAAATADRNGFFYVLNRENGDFIRGFPFVDKITWAKGLNEDGSPIYNTENGRPGNPANADGEKGETVVAFPAFLGGKNWMPMAYSQDTGLFYVPSNEWSMDIWNEPVSYKKGAAYLGAGFTIKPANDEFIGVLRAVDPKTGEEVWRYNNPAPLWGGVLATAGNLVFTGTPEGYLKAFDAKTGEELYKFNTGTGVVGTPVTWEMDGDQYVSISTGWGGAVPLWGGEVARVVKDFNQGGTVWTFKLPSDRVAAN